From the Trueperaceae bacterium genome, one window contains:
- a CDS encoding transcriptional regulator, with product MAKREKSKRLQVVITEEQDSLLTKTAYQLSNPERLVSKSEVVRLGIEMLNRAVEQGALDPDILKALDEA from the coding sequence TTGGCCAAGCGCGAGAAGAGCAAGCGTCTTCAGGTCGTCATCACGGAGGAGCAGGACTCACTGCTGACGAAGACGGCGTACCAGCTCTCGAACCCCGAACGGCTCGTGTCGAAGTCGGAGGTCGTCAGGCTCGGCATCGAGATGCTCAACCGCGCCGTCGAACAGGGCGCCCTCGACCCCGACATCCTGAAGGCTCTCGACGAAGCCTGA
- a CDS encoding PQQ-binding-like beta-propeller repeat protein, producing MFETGDKVDDRYEILGPLGVGGMAHVFRARDTHLERTVALKALRPHLTEADSERFRREIRALARLNHPGIVTIYDLGLGQYVYFAMELIEGGPITDIGPYEGDPEGADRLLGAATTVAEALGYVHRLGMVHRDLTPRNILVTPQGTPKVMDFGLVQLTESSRALTRTGFTLGTPQYMAPEQATGEPTGAATDLYAFGAVLYRTATGVAAFDADNDQAVLYQHVYGTPAHPQDVNPQVPTPLARLILALLEKDPAKRPSSGWAVADALRAIRAAVLGRAPQQAHAGPGRTGAYPNGPANPATLARRWSLELDEGPQFPSGLSSAGGFLLVGQRSDALAVVRPADGGLHATFELHDEASQPPLVVADTLFMTSRDGAMSALHWPRGELAWQRLDDEVVGAAAYGDELVVSLDGGLAHWSRTGEERWRADLGGPPATAPTLHAGLALVPTRDGWLHAVRAQTGGPAFKVEVGAVTTPPAAAGGVLLIPVRDGEVHAFDLAKREVLWSYDLEGEQWSTPVVWQQYVYVVSWGQRLHCLALRSGDDVWTRPLPAPVTAAPAVAAGALYVVTEGGDLIVLDARSGRVLLLDKVANAAIQASALPLGDRVIVAALDGTVAAYG from the coding sequence ATGTTCGAGACCGGCGACAAGGTCGACGACCGGTACGAGATCCTCGGGCCCCTCGGTGTCGGCGGCATGGCGCACGTGTTCCGCGCGCGCGACACGCACCTCGAGCGCACCGTCGCCCTCAAGGCGCTCAGGCCACACCTGACCGAGGCCGACAGCGAACGTTTCCGGCGCGAGATCCGCGCCCTGGCGCGCCTCAACCACCCGGGCATCGTCACCATCTACGACCTCGGCCTCGGCCAGTACGTCTACTTCGCCATGGAACTCATCGAGGGCGGACCGATCACCGACATCGGGCCATACGAGGGCGACCCTGAAGGCGCGGACCGCCTGTTGGGGGCGGCCACGACCGTCGCCGAGGCCCTCGGCTACGTCCACCGCCTCGGCATGGTCCACCGCGACCTGACGCCGCGCAACATCCTGGTGACGCCGCAGGGCACCCCCAAGGTGATGGACTTCGGGCTGGTGCAGCTCACCGAGAGCTCGCGCGCCCTCACCCGCACCGGCTTCACCCTCGGCACGCCGCAGTACATGGCCCCCGAGCAGGCGACGGGCGAGCCCACCGGCGCCGCCACGGATCTCTACGCCTTCGGAGCGGTGCTCTACCGGACGGCCACGGGCGTGGCCGCCTTCGACGCCGACAACGACCAGGCCGTCCTCTACCAGCACGTCTACGGCACGCCCGCGCACCCGCAAGACGTCAACCCGCAGGTGCCCACGCCGCTGGCGCGGCTGATCCTGGCGCTACTCGAGAAGGACCCCGCCAAGCGACCCAGCTCGGGCTGGGCGGTGGCCGACGCCCTGCGCGCCATCCGCGCCGCCGTGCTGGGCCGCGCCCCGCAGCAGGCCCACGCCGGGCCGGGCCGCACCGGCGCCTACCCGAACGGCCCGGCCAACCCCGCCACGCTGGCCCGCCGTTGGAGCCTGGAACTCGACGAGGGACCGCAGTTCCCCTCCGGGCTCTCCTCGGCGGGCGGCTTCCTGCTGGTCGGGCAACGCTCCGACGCGCTCGCCGTCGTGCGCCCCGCCGACGGCGGCCTGCACGCCACCTTCGAGCTCCACGACGAGGCGAGCCAACCGCCCTTGGTGGTGGCCGACACCCTCTTCATGACGAGCCGCGACGGCGCCATGAGCGCCCTCCATTGGCCCCGCGGCGAGCTCGCCTGGCAGCGCCTCGACGACGAGGTCGTGGGGGCGGCGGCGTACGGCGACGAGCTGGTGGTGAGCCTCGACGGCGGCCTCGCGCACTGGTCGCGGACGGGCGAGGAGCGGTGGCGCGCCGACCTGGGCGGGCCGCCCGCAACCGCGCCGACGCTGCACGCGGGCCTCGCGCTGGTGCCGACCCGCGACGGCTGGCTCCACGCCGTGCGGGCCCAGACCGGCGGCCCCGCCTTCAAGGTGGAGGTGGGCGCCGTCACCACCCCGCCGGCGGCGGCGGGCGGCGTGCTCCTCATACCCGTGCGCGACGGCGAGGTGCACGCCTTCGACCTCGCCAAGCGCGAGGTGTTGTGGAGCTACGACCTCGAGGGCGAGCAGTGGAGCACGCCCGTCGTGTGGCAGCAGTACGTCTACGTCGTGTCGTGGGGGCAACGCCTCCACTGCCTCGCGCTGCGCAGCGGCGACGACGTCTGGACGAGGCCGCTGCCGGCGCCCGTCACGGCGGCGCCCGCCGTGGCGGCGGGCGCGCTCTACGTGGTGACGGAGGGCGGCGACCTCATCGTGCTCGACGCTCGCAGCGGCCGCGTGCTGCTCCTCGACAAGGTGGCCAACGCCGCCATCCAGGCGTCGGCCCTGCCGCTGGGCGACCGCGTCATCGTCGCGGCCCTCGACGGCACGGTCGCGGCCTACGGCTGA